From the Telopea speciosissima isolate NSW1024214 ecotype Mountain lineage chromosome 9, Tspe_v1, whole genome shotgun sequence genome, the window ACCACTCCCAGTCTTTGCCTAAGATATGCAAATGTAGATGTTGGAAGGGGTTTAGTGAAAATGCCTGCCACCTGTTCAGCAGTAGGAACATAGCCAAGTTTAATATCTCCACTACTTATCTTTTCCCTTCGAAAATGATACCTGATGGCTATGTGTTTGGTCCTGGAATGCATGACTGGATTCTTAGAGATATTGATTGAGCTTGTATTATCATAATAGATAGTCACTAGTAGTTTTTGCTCAATATAGAGGACCTTCAGTATCTGAATCATCCAAAGTATCTGAGTGCAACAGGAAGTAGTTGCCATGTACTCAGCCTCAGCTGTAGAAAGAGAAACTGTGTCTTACTTTTTGCTATGCCATGTGACTAAACTTTCTCCAAGATAAAATGCACCTCCACTAGTGGTTTTCCTGTCATCGACACAACGTGCCCAATTTGCATTTGAGTAGGCTGTCAACTCAAATCCTTTCTTCTTGGGATACCACAGGCCAAAGTCCATACTTCCTTTTAAATATCTGAGAATTCTCTTCACAGCTGCAACATGTGTTTCCTTTGGACCAGCTTGGAATGTAGCCACCATATATACAGCTTGATGAATATCTGGCCTGGAAGTAGTGAGATATAATAGCCTACCAATCATAGACCTGTACATGGTATGGTCAACTACAGGAGAATCATCATCTTTGCTAAGCTTGCAACTTGTCATCATTGGAGTACTCACAGACTTGCAATCTTCCATGTTGAACTTCTTCAGCATCTCTTTAATATACTTTGCTTGTGAAATGAATATACCATTCTACATCTGCTTGACCTGTAAACCAAGGAAAAAGAATAATTCACCAAGCATTGACATCTCAAACTCTGTCTGCATTCTCTCAGCAAATTCCTTGCATAGTTCACTATTATGGGCTCCAAatatgatatcatcaacataaacaaccacAACCAGTGGGCTGCTGTCCACAGATCTAATGTAGAGATTGCTATCCACCATGTCTTTCTTGAAGCCTATCTCATATAGATAGCTATCCAATCTTgaataccaagctctaggagcttgtttcAGACCATATAGAGCTTTCTTGAGTCTACAAACCATAGTAACATCTTCACAAAGTTGAAAACCATCCGGTTGCTCCATGTAGACCTCCTCTTCAAGATTTCCATTAAAAAATGTTgattttacatccatttgaaaaaTCTTGAAATCTCTGTAAGCTGCAAGTGCTAAAAACATCCGAATAGACTCCAGTCTAGCCACATGTGCAAAAGTCTCATCAAAATCCACACCTTCAACCTGAGCATACCCTTTGCAGACTAACCTTGCTTTATTTCTTATCACCTCTCCCTTTTCAttaagtttgtttctaaacacccattttGTGCCAATTACATTCTTTCCTGCAGGTCTAGGAACCAACTCCCAAGTTTTGTTCTTCTCAATCTGATCAAGCTCTTCCTCCATAGCTTTGACCCAACTTGAATCTCTTGAAGCTTCTTCAATAGACTTAGGCTCGATATGAGACAAAAGGGAGTAGCAATTACTTGCTTTCATTCTGCTAGTCTGTACTCTAGCTGAAGGATCTCCAACAATCTAATTTTGAGGATGATCTTTTTCAAGTCTTTCAGTCCTGTGTCTCTTCTCAgttgcttcttcatcttcttcctccttttcaaACTCTGAGGAAGGTAGGGCTTTATTCTTGGTTGCTGAGTTTTTAGTTTCAGCTTCTTCATCACCATTCTCTATGAACTCACTGTCAGTATCATAGTCAATTCTATCAACTTTGGGTTTGTTGTTGCTCTTCTCATCAAAAGTGACATCTGAGCTCTCTACAATCTTGGCTAACCTCTTGTTAAAGCATCTGTAAGCCTTGCTTCTCActgaatacccaagaaatatgCCCTCATCAGACATATCTTAAAATTTGCTTAAATTTTCCTCTATATTCTTGATGAAGCACTTGCTACCAAAGATTCTAAAGTATTTTGTTGTAGCTTTCCTTTTATACCAGAGTTCATATGGTGTTTTCTTTTCAAACCTTCTAAGCATGCATCTATTTTGAATATGCACAACAGTGTGCACAGCCTCTTTCCAGTACCTCTTGCCAAGACCACTCTCTATCAACAGTGTTCTTGCCATCTCTTGAACTGTCCTGTTCTTtttctctgcaactccattttgttgtggagttcTAGCTACTGAAGTCTGTCTCCTAATGCCATGCTCATAGCAATACTCATAAAATACACCCTAGGTGTATTCTCCACCTTTGTCAGACCTGAGACACTTGATAGTTCTTTCAGTTTCATTCTCAACTTGCTTTCTGAACACCTTGAACATATCCAAAGCTTCATTCTTATGCTTCAGAAATTGTACCCAAGTCATCTTGCTTGCCTCTTTGACATGATGAACAAATAGGATTGGATGGCTTCTTCAGCTGAGGAACATCTCTGACTGCCTTATGAGAAGTGATCTTCACCAAGTTGTCAAAGCCAATGTGCCCAAGTCTCTTTTGCCAAATCcaatgctcttcttcttgactaACCAAGCAAGATCCACCTGTGCTATCTGACAATGCATACAAATTTCCTGAAGTCCTCACACCTGATGCCACAAGTTTGCCATTCTTTGATTTTATGATCTCACATCCTGATTTATCAAAGATAACCTTGTGACCCTTGTCACACATTTGACTAATGCTGAGAAGATTATGATTCAAACTTGAAACATGTAAAACATCAGATGTCTTCACTTTCCCATCATCTAGATGCATTGTGCCCTTGCCAACTATCTTGGCACTCTCACTGTTTCCAAACTTAACAGACCCTCCCTCATATTGGTTAAGCTCTGCAAACTTGTTCTTGTCACCAGTCATGTGACTTGAACAGCCACTATCAAGGATCCATGGAACAGCCTTGTCTTGAGCTCTAAAAGCAGTTTGAACAACCAAAGAGTTAATACTCTTTCCTCTTGAAACTTTTTCAACCCAATCCTTTTTAACTTGCATTTTCACATCTGAACCAGCTGTAGTCTTCGTTTGACTTGACTTCTTTATGGGAGAGAAATAGATGGGTTGTTTGTAATCTCTAGTAATATGACCATGATTGCAACAATTGTAACACACCACATTTTGCAACAAAGGTGCAAAAGAGTTCTTACTAGTGAAAAACACTTGCTTTAAGTTGAAATTGCAAGTGGCTATCTTATGCCCATATGTGTTACACTTGAAACAATAACCAGGAAAGTAGTTGCTCTTTTTGCCTTGAAATCTTGACCTTCCAAACCTGGATGTTCCATAGAATCTGAAATGAGAGGCATTGGTCTTTTGCTGATTTCTTTGCTCTTGGTGTCTCTTCTtctgctcccccttacttgtcGCATGGGAAGCTTTTCCTCTTGCATCAGTAGAGCTGCCTTCTTTCACAAAATTCATCTTCTTTAAGTTTTTGCTAAGTTGCTCATTATTCCCAGATGATTCCATATGAACATACCCCAAACCTGCTTTTATGCCAGTTGGTCTCTGATAGTTGATGATCTTCTCAAGAATCTGACTTGACTCATTTGGTTGAGATTGAGTGAGCTGAATTTCTGGAGATACTCCATTCTCATCAAATTTTCTAACTTTCTGTTTCAACTCATTAAGTTCAACTCACATCAGCTCATAGTTATTGATTTTGTCTTCATACTCTTTGATTTGGCTTTGAAGAACCTCATTTTCTTGAGCAAGCTTGTTGCAGTGAGTAACCTTGAATGCAAGTTGAGTCTCAAGATCATTCAAAGTTGTCTGGATATCCTTCAAACtctcaaatttcttttcttgtttcatgCAGACCTTAACCagcttcttattctttttcttcttaatatcAAGCTTCTCAAGAGCCTCTTCCAACTCACCCTTAAGATCCACTACAGCTTCCACTTCTTCTGTCTCTTCAGAAGGCTGATTTTCATCCTTGTTGACTTCATAAGCCCTTCCATAACTTGAGACTTTATTGTGTGCCATTATTCCCATAGAGATCTCTCAACTGTCGATTTAACTAATGTTGAGTCTAGCTCTGATACTAATTGATGAATGGCACTCGACAcagagaggggggtgaatctgtGCTTATTAAAATATTCGCAAACTCAGATTATAACAACCAACATATAATCGTATGGTCACGCACCAATCACTACAAAGTAGCTTGGTCTACCAGTGAACCACACCCACTCTGCAAGCAAacacttcaaaaaaaatatcaaaccacaacacaagcatatacgtggttcggcataatggcctacgtccacggagcaatacccctcaCGAGTTTCGTGCTTTGCTCAGCACACTTCTATTAAAAACCTTACTACATAGGTTCAACACAGTTCCATATGACACATGAACCACAGGAAATACTCCCACACACCTAATTGTATCAGCACAGTAGGTTTTAAACAATAAAAGTGAGTTTATATAATCAACCCAAATTCCCAACACTCAAAATTACATGAACCTCACTCCCTAACAAGACTAAATGATAAGACGGGGAACTTGAATGAAAAACTACCTCAAGAACGAAGTAGAACTACAACCACTGTCGATGCAGACCTTCTGGACATCAGTAGTAGCGTGCGACATGTCCTGGAAGCCTCTGACACAGATCCCAATGCATCGATCTACTCAAAAGATTGAGTCAATCTGGGCCATTAGATCAGATCATACGGACGGCCCAGATTAAAATAAGATTCGATCTTCCGTCTTTCGCTTTACACGGGAGCGGAGCACACATAAGCCGTTGGATCCTCATCTTTGATATGAGATTAAAACAGAGCCATCAGATTAGATTCCTGATCCACCAATGAGAAGTCATCACTTAAGTGTACCAATTTCGCATGtgcttaattgtgaggtgtccATTTAGAATCTTCTATCTCATCCATTGATTATGATTTAGATCAACCAATCAGAACAAGAGattcattttagatttaaagaTTAATCTCAACCACACAATTGCTTGTGTTTTTTGGACAACGATGACTCATCCATGATTTGTACACGTGTCAGAAAAAGCTACAATTTTTATCTCCCACTATTTGCCACGTGGGCTTCACATCCGTACGGTTGGAATTCCCATGTGATCCTCCAAAAAATTCACTAACCTACTACAGAGAATGACTTCTAGTAGcttgattttcaaaacctccaAATATTTTCTAAGTATAAGAGCATATTCAAGCTGTTTGACAAACTGCCCAAGAAGGCTGGGCTGCTGTGCCCATGGGGCTGACCTACTGGGCTGCTATGCCCATGGTGCTAGGCTGCTGGGCTGGTGCTTGTGTAGCCATGCTGTCAAAGCTGtgatggccatatggccatgtTAACTCAGTCAAATGCCAAGGTGGACATGCTACCTTACTACCCCCTGACACATGGCACCCCCAAGTGGGGCctacactctctctcctctttctctctcttcaaaatcaACTCAAGCTTGCTGTCCAGCTCACTGACAATGATCCTGATGCACTCTTCTGACCTTCACACACATCAACCTGTAGCTCGAATGACTGTGTGGTTTGTTCACCCTTGTAGAGAAAAATTTTGTAAACATGTTGGCATAAACCActtatcttttctctctcatatgcaCACTTTTCAAGAGTCCTAAAAAGGCTTCACAGTCACAGTTGCTGAATTTTAAATTTACTTGAAAACTTGCAACTGAATATATCATTTTCACAAATAAccattgtttggctcaagtaacaCTTGAAACACACCACCAACAAGAATTTGAACATGCGTAGCCACTTGAAAGACTAGTGGGTCCCACCAATCATCAAACCAACCTCTAAACCAATAAAAACACTGTTTTGacttgaattttcaaaaatcttgaacttaAACCTTGAGGAGGCAATATAGCTCGAGTTTGACCTTGAACTTTCTTGGAACATATCCAATACACTGAAATAAGAGCCACCAAGAGCTCAAACTACCAGAAACCTCTCTATATTAAGAATtcatctctcaaaccaagccattACCTCTTCAACCCTGTACATGCTTTCCATGAACTGTACACAAAACCTCTAGATCTCTGAGAGCAAGGTTATTAGACCTCAAATACAATATTTATGAGATTATGAGCATGTTCAAATAACTAAACAAGGTGGcctacactcacacactcatgcaaTGGAAAAATATACTATGCAAACATGAAACATAAGCATGAATGAAACTACAATGCTACTGTGTGCTACCAAGACATACCTCAAGGAGTCATGTCATCCTAAGCAGGATTGTCAAGAGTTGGAAACCCCTTGGAGAGCTATGGGCATTTTCCATGTGCATCACCTGGCTTGCTAGAAGAGTTAGGTACCCAATGTTTTTACCTTTCTACAgctttacttttttctttcccttttatttttgttggcaATGCTTATATGATAAAATGTTGAATGCTCACGCATGCCACGGGATTTTGCtatccctttcattttctaggtcatggtttctgtcttctcattggaaactcacatgccatgggattttgctgcccttttcattttctaggtcatgctttctgtcttctcattggaagctcacatgcc encodes:
- the LOC122638711 gene encoding secreted RxLR effector protein 161-like, which produces MLKKFNMEDCKSVSTPMMTSCKLSKDDDSPVVDHTMYRSMIGRLLYLTTSRPDIHQAVYMVATFQAGPKETHVAAVKRILRYLKGSMDFGLWYPKKKGFELTAYSNANWARCVDDRKTTSGGAFYLGESLVTWHSKK